A window of the Oryza brachyantha chromosome 5, ObraRS2, whole genome shotgun sequence genome harbors these coding sequences:
- the LOC102718272 gene encoding GATA transcription factor 23-like, with amino-acid sequence MGSSEQKVIGIAAAAEEEGRRCCVECRATTTPMWRGGPTGPRSLCNACGIRYRKKRRQELGLDNKQQQQPQPQPQQQQEHHHHQEDHSDAASSVKDSSSSSSNKSSSLQVVKKRRVLMGVEEAAILLMALSSSSTPTLLHG; translated from the exons atgggcTCCTCCGAGCAGAAG GTGATCGggatcgcggcggcggcggaggaggaagggcgGCGGTGCTGCGTCGAGTGCCGAGCCACCACCACGCCCATGTGGCGCGGCGGCCCCACCGGACCCAGG TCGCTTTGCAACGCGTGCGGGATCCGGTacaggaagaagaggagacaAGAGCTAGGCCTAGACAacaaacagcagcagcagcctcaACCTCAAcctcaacaacaacaagaacatcatcatcatcaagaagATCACAGTGATGCAGCAAGTTCAGTAAAAgacagcagtagcagcagtagCAACAAAAGCAGCAGCCTCCAAGTGGTGAAGAAAAGGAGGGTCCTGATGGGAGTGGAGGAGGCTGCAATCTTGCTCATGGCCTTGTCCTCCTCATCTACACCCACACTGCTACATGGCTAA
- the LOC102722492 gene encoding nifU-like protein 4, mitochondrial yields MARRRVAALASQLLRGRRFPAPAPQRGPPRYLSSAAAAFAPLGRLKSPSFARPANPAPSPWGRFGGQKRGMFIQTQSTPNPQSLMFYPGKPVMEVGSSDFPNARTAMTSPLAKALFAIDGVTRVFFGSDFVTVTKSEETSWDYLKPEIFAAIMDFYSSGQPLFLDSSTAASMDTAINEDDSEIVAMIKELLETRIRPAVQDDGGDIEYRGFDPETGIVKLKMQGACSGCPSSSVTLKSGIENMLMHYVPEVKGVEQELDGDEEAELTGQME; encoded by the exons atggcgaggcGGAGGGTCGCGGCGCTCGCGTCGCAGCTCCTGAGGGGGCGGCGGTTTCCCGCTCCGGCGCCGCAGAGAGGGCCACCGCGGTACCtgtcctccgcggcggcggctttcGCCCCCCTCGGCCGCCTCAAGTCTCCCTCTTTCGCGCGCCCGGCGAACCCTGCTCCTTCCCCATGGGGCCGGTTCGGAG GGCAGAAGAGGGGCATGTTCATCCAGACACAGTCAACTCCAAACCCACAATCACTCATGTTTTATCCGGGAAAGCCTGTTATGGAGGTTGGGAGCTCTGATTTCCCTAATGCTCGGACCGCGATGACATCTCCTTTGGCCAAGGCACTGTTTGCAATTGACG GAGTTACCAGAGTATTCTTTGGGTCTGATTTTGTAACTGTAACAAAATCAGAAGAAACTTCTTGGGACTATCTTAAGCCTGAGATTTTTGCTGCAATAATGGACTTCTACTCATCTGGGCAACCACTCTTTCTGGACTCAAGTACTGCAGCTTCTATGGACACAGCAATTAATGAG GATGACTCAGAAATAGTTGCTATGATAAAAGAGTTGCTGGAGACTCGCATTCGACCAGCTGTTCAAGATGATGGTGGTGACATTGAATATCGAGGATTTGATCC AGAAACAGGGATAGTTAAGCTAAAAATGCAAGGTGCCTGCAGTGGATGCCCAAGTTCATCAGTCACATTGAAGTCTGGGATAGAAAACATGCTCATGCATTATGTGCCTGAG GTTAAAGGAGTAGAGCAGGAACTTGATGGTGATGAGGAAGCTGAACTGACTGGCCAGATGGAATGA